The sequence TTATGTTCATTGTACATGAAGGAGTGTCTCtttgcaataaaatattcaacttatccaaaaaaaaaaaaaatcaactccTTACACCATTCACATGAGAGCATAAGCATGAAGCTTCTAGAAAAGTCTCCCTTTCTTCAATTATGAAGAAAttctttaataattattattatatgtttgAGAAACGAGAGTATGCAAAACTCTATGAGCACCTAACCATTCCCTTGTATATGCCTTGTTCCACATACTCTAGGTTATTATATGAAGGAATCCCTTGGGGTCGCCCCAAATTGCTGGCCAGAGGTTTTAAACCCAAGATCTCATGATGAGACCCTAAGAACCACTAAGCCAGCCCCTTGCGGTAAAATCCTTTAATAATGCAAACATAAAAAGTATTtgtgggaaaaaataaaatgagatattGAAAAGAATTATTATTAGTCTCTCTCAGCCCAGCTTTGCAAATTCAGCACTAGTTAGGTAAACCCTACTGTTGACACAACAAATGATCCACCAAAATACTTCTTAATCAAAAATGCCTTTGATAGTAGAGAAGTATGGACcaagttatatataaaagcagcCACCCAAGTACAGATGATCAAAGATGACAAGAACATAGAACTATCTCATGCCAAAGACAAATCATGTCAATTTCTCTAAAACTCTAAAAATGACCTAATAAGGAGATGTAGCAGaagtattttttaataaatttcataacTGGTGGCCATTTTTAAATGTCCTTTTGAAATCTAACTGACATATCAAACACTCCCATAACAGTGTTATGACTGTAAAGGAGAaaccaacaccaaaaaaataaaaaggaatgtAAAGCAATCAATATAATAGCAACATCAATAAGGTTCcgcattaaaaaaataaaaagaaaatataacatGAGCAACAAGATAATAACTGTGAAATGAGAAGGTCAGAGAGAGGGACTTACTCTGACTGTGATATAGGATGCTGGAATAAGACCAATCAAGGTAGCCAAAAAGAATATATGAAATGGTATATCAACAATGGGAGATGCCAAATTAATGAAAAGGTTGGGCAACGACGGAGTTATCCTTAGAAAGAGCATGTAATTCAGCAGCTTATCTCTACGTTTAGCTATCTGATTCCATGAAATTTCATGTTAATTGAGTAGCACAATAAATGACcagagttaaaaataaataataattttatgataaaaataaaagacagGAAAAAGATATACCTCTGCTTGGAAGAATCTCAACTTTTCAGGCCACAACCAACTAACTATGGGCCTGCCAATTAACTTAGACAAAAAGTAGCAGGATGATGCTCCAGCTGTAGCATTGAGAACAACTAAGAGAAGGCCTCTAATGACACCAAAAAGAGCTCCAGCTAACAAAGACATGAAAATTGTTCCAGGAATCATAAATGTCTGCATGAAGATGTAAATGGAGCAGTAACCCAGAATAAATTGAGCTGGATAATCTTTAGCATAGGATCCCAGATGATCTCTGAGGCAAaattcacaaaaacaaaaaaaaggatttaTAGTTCAGGAAATGCTTGAGGCAGTTACAACTTAAAACAtgaaaagcaaagaaacaaacaaactcaaatGACATTGCAAATGAAACAAGCAGAGCAACACCTCCTTTTGTTTCGACAGAAATGTTTTCTGGAAAACTGACTTGTTTTCCTAAGTTTGGTTGTGAAATGGAAAATTAGTGTGGAGATTATTTGCAGTAGTATGTTAAGCATGTGACATTCCAGAAAACGTTTTCACTATATTGGGCATTTGGGCTTATTTTTAGTCTCCCACAAAATGCATTTTCCATTGACCTGCGTTTTCTGCCATACCAAACACAGAAAATGCAGAAACGTTTTTCCGTCAAAACAAATGGAGACTTTGGATCAAAATGTAGAAGCCATGACAATTTGTAAAGCTAATGCACACCACACACTTTTGTGTCATGGAAAACAAGTAACTAATGTTAGAATTACAATGAAATGTTTAAATTCCCCCTTTTGCTTATGCTTTTggaacaattatttatttatcatggtatcaaCTCAAGCCGTACtcgttagaataatggttaaccgattaaattcaccatattttaagcttttgagacaatcggtaagaaaatcaaatatcgATAATTCT is a genomic window of Quercus lobata isolate SW786 chromosome 2, ValleyOak3.0 Primary Assembly, whole genome shotgun sequence containing:
- the LOC115975399 gene encoding uncharacterized membrane protein At4g09580, producing the protein MSSMAAPRSAMGESVRIVLRDEDEENGDDSPSAKRPKLDRFPLTRWEIVASFSVFFIFSAGLFCVYLTMPAADFGKLKLPRSISDLRLLKDHLGSYAKDYPAQFILGYCSIYIFMQTFMIPGTIFMSLLAGALFGVIRGLLLVVLNATAGASSCYFLSKLIGRPIVSWLWPEKLRFFQAEIAKRRDKLLNYMLFLRITPSLPNLFINLASPIVDIPFHIFFLATLIGLIPASYITVRAGLALGDLKSVKDLYDFKTLCVLFLIGFIFICPALLRRKKIYE